One genomic segment of Culturomica massiliensis includes these proteins:
- the dnaE gene encoding DNA polymerase III subunit alpha yields MKFTHFHVHSQYSILDGAASIPGLVDKAAADGMTALSLTDHGNMFGIKLFYDTCKQKGIKPILGCEAYVARVSLFNKEKPIDRSGEHLIILAKNRTGYLNLVKLCSTAFVDGFYYRPRIDKRELEKHHEGLIISSACLGGEIDQKIMAGDIAGAEAAAQWYKDLLGEDYYLEVMRHPAADPRQRAEIYDNQQLCIQEKIKIAQKLGIKLIATNDVHFLNAEDAEAHDLLICLNTRKDIDDPNRMRYTRQEWFKTTQEMIDLFPDLPEAIENTQEIVDKVEDYQLDSDPLMPVFPIPPELGTEEEYRRKYTQEDLFNEFTQDEKGNVVMSEEEAHKKIKKLGGYERIYRIKLEADYLKELTMKGVIKRYGENPSPEVMERINFELHIMKTMGFPGYFLIVQDFIQAARDMGVIVGPGRGSAAGSAVAYCLGITNIDPIKYDLLFERFLNPDRISLPDIDVDFDDDGRQRVLEWVTQKYGADKVAHIVTFGSMAAKMAIKDVARVLKLDLSEANRLAKMVPEAPKMTLKKAYKENPDLAKEKDSPNPLISKTIHLAETLEGSVRQTGVHACGILISRDPLTDHIPIMPTEGESLMTTQYDGHFVEPIGLIKMDFLGLRTLSIIKTCLENIKKSKHLVLDENEIPLDDEETFKLFSRGETTGLFQFESPGMKKHLRALQPNRFEDLVAMNALYRPGPMEYIPQFIKRKHGEEPIEYDHPMMEPYLNDTYGITVYQEQVMLQSRALGLFTRGQSDTLRKAMGKKKFELLAELKGKFVEGCKKNPDFVKGAQEKGKNIEELVNKIWGDWEAFASYAFNKSHSVCYAYIAYQTGFLKAHYPAEFMAANLSNNLSDITKVTVFMDECKRMGLKVLAPDVNESYNDFMVNTHGDIRFGMAAIKGVGEGAVEKIIEEREKNGPYKDVFDFFERIDYKSVNKKTLENLITAGGLDSFGYHRAQYLQPVDATMTILDTLVNFGQKNQKDSMNLQVSLFGGMEGYEVTRPNIPHCEPWTDLEKSKKEKELIGIYLTSHPLDQFKLEIKALCTPLDELNSNMPAFRDKDITIAGIIINKREGKTKKGNDFGILTIEDFSGSFELPLFGEDYIKYRNYFILETAIYIKGRVQAKRWSSDPDDLSFNILSIDLLNVIGENLVKSVTLLVDIEQLNLETLNEINNQFIRQHQAEKETNNIPLNFILFDKSGYNVKMFSRTCQIERSRELYEYFENNDAIKMKIN; encoded by the coding sequence ATGAAATTTACTCATTTTCACGTACATTCTCAATATTCGATTCTGGACGGAGCAGCCAGCATTCCCGGTTTGGTAGACAAGGCGGCAGCGGACGGTATGACGGCATTGTCACTTACCGACCACGGCAATATGTTCGGCATTAAACTTTTTTATGACACCTGTAAGCAAAAAGGCATTAAGCCCATATTAGGCTGCGAAGCTTATGTTGCCCGGGTATCCTTATTCAACAAAGAAAAACCGATCGACCGTTCGGGAGAACACCTTATTATATTAGCAAAAAATCGTACCGGTTATCTGAACCTGGTGAAATTATGCTCTACCGCCTTTGTAGACGGCTTTTATTACCGCCCCCGTATAGACAAACGGGAACTCGAAAAACACCATGAAGGATTGATTATCTCCTCTGCCTGTCTCGGAGGTGAAATCGACCAAAAAATCATGGCCGGAGACATTGCAGGAGCCGAGGCCGCTGCACAATGGTATAAAGACCTGCTCGGAGAAGATTATTATCTGGAGGTAATGCGTCATCCGGCAGCAGACCCCAGACAAAGAGCCGAAATCTATGACAATCAGCAACTCTGTATTCAGGAAAAAATAAAAATAGCCCAAAAATTAGGTATCAAACTCATCGCCACCAACGATGTACATTTTTTGAATGCAGAAGATGCAGAAGCGCACGACCTGTTGATTTGCCTGAACACCCGGAAAGACATCGATGACCCGAACCGGATGCGCTATACCCGCCAGGAATGGTTTAAAACAACACAGGAAATGATAGACCTTTTTCCTGATTTACCGGAAGCCATCGAAAACACACAGGAAATCGTTGACAAAGTCGAAGATTATCAATTGGACTCCGACCCCCTGATGCCTGTATTCCCCATTCCGCCAGAACTCGGAACAGAAGAGGAATACCGCCGGAAATATACCCAGGAAGACCTTTTCAATGAATTTACCCAAGATGAAAAAGGGAACGTGGTCATGTCCGAAGAAGAGGCCCATAAAAAGATCAAAAAATTAGGAGGTTACGAACGGATTTATCGTATCAAACTGGAAGCCGACTACCTGAAGGAATTGACCATGAAGGGGGTGATAAAACGCTATGGCGAAAACCCGTCCCCTGAAGTCATGGAACGAATCAACTTCGAATTACACATCATGAAAACCATGGGATTTCCCGGTTATTTCCTGATTGTGCAAGATTTTATTCAGGCAGCCCGGGATATGGGCGTAATCGTAGGTCCGGGACGCGGTTCTGCAGCGGGCAGCGCTGTCGCTTATTGCTTAGGTATTACCAATATCGACCCCATCAAATACGATCTGCTGTTCGAACGTTTCCTGAATCCGGATCGTATATCGCTTCCCGATATAGATGTCGACTTTGACGACGACGGCCGCCAACGGGTGCTCGAATGGGTAACGCAGAAATACGGTGCAGACAAAGTTGCCCACATCGTAACTTTCGGCAGTATGGCTGCTAAAATGGCCATCAAAGACGTTGCCCGGGTACTGAAGCTCGATTTGTCAGAAGCCAACCGTCTGGCTAAAATGGTCCCGGAAGCTCCCAAAATGACATTGAAAAAAGCCTACAAAGAAAATCCGGACCTCGCCAAAGAAAAAGATTCTCCGAACCCACTGATATCAAAAACAATACATTTGGCAGAAACCCTGGAAGGCTCCGTCAGACAAACCGGAGTGCACGCCTGTGGAATTCTGATCAGCCGGGATCCGCTCACAGACCATATTCCAATCATGCCGACAGAGGGCGAAAGCCTCATGACAACACAATATGACGGCCACTTTGTTGAACCGATCGGACTGATTAAAATGGATTTTCTGGGATTACGAACCCTTTCCATCATCAAAACCTGTCTGGAAAACATCAAAAAATCCAAACACCTCGTCCTCGATGAAAACGAAATACCCCTGGATGACGAAGAAACATTTAAACTATTTTCCCGCGGTGAAACTACCGGACTGTTCCAGTTCGAGTCGCCCGGTATGAAAAAGCACCTTCGCGCATTGCAACCGAACCGCTTTGAAGACCTGGTAGCCATGAATGCTTTATACCGTCCGGGGCCGATGGAATATATCCCGCAATTTATCAAGCGTAAACACGGAGAAGAACCCATTGAGTACGACCACCCGATGATGGAGCCCTATTTGAACGACACCTATGGAATCACCGTATACCAGGAACAGGTAATGCTTCAATCCAGGGCACTGGGGCTCTTTACCCGAGGTCAATCGGACACCTTGCGGAAAGCTATGGGTAAAAAGAAATTCGAGCTATTGGCCGAATTGAAAGGCAAATTTGTCGAAGGCTGCAAAAAAAATCCGGACTTCGTCAAAGGAGCGCAGGAGAAAGGAAAAAACATTGAAGAACTGGTCAACAAAATCTGGGGAGACTGGGAAGCATTTGCTTCTTATGCATTCAATAAATCACATTCCGTTTGTTATGCCTATATCGCCTATCAAACCGGCTTCCTGAAAGCCCACTACCCTGCCGAATTCATGGCAGCCAACTTGAGTAATAACCTTTCGGATATTACCAAAGTGACCGTTTTCATGGACGAATGCAAACGGATGGGCCTAAAAGTTCTTGCCCCGGACGTCAATGAATCATACAATGATTTCATGGTAAATACCCATGGCGACATCCGTTTCGGAATGGCCGCCATAAAAGGAGTCGGAGAAGGAGCCGTCGAAAAAATCATCGAAGAACGGGAAAAAAACGGTCCTTATAAAGATGTCTTCGACTTTTTCGAACGCATCGACTATAAATCCGTCAATAAAAAAACATTGGAAAACCTGATTACTGCCGGAGGTCTGGACAGCTTCGGTTATCACAGAGCCCAATACCTTCAACCTGTGGATGCAACAATGACCATACTCGACACATTGGTAAACTTCGGGCAAAAAAATCAGAAAGACAGTATGAATTTACAGGTATCCCTTTTCGGAGGCATGGAAGGCTATGAGGTAACCCGTCCCAACATCCCGCATTGTGAGCCCTGGACTGATCTGGAAAAATCCAAAAAAGAAAAAGAATTAATAGGCATTTACCTTACTTCTCACCCCCTGGATCAGTTCAAATTGGAAATCAAAGCCCTTTGTACTCCCTTGGATGAACTGAACAGCAATATGCCTGCATTCCGGGACAAAGACATCACAATTGCAGGCATTATCATTAATAAACGTGAAGGTAAAACCAAAAAAGGAAATGATTTCGGCATCCTGACCATAGAAGATTTCAGCGGTAGTTTTGAATTACCGTTATTCGGAGAAGACTATATCAAATACCGGAACTATTTTATCCTGGAAACGGCTATATACATTAAAGGAAGAGTTCAGGCCAAAAGATGGTCAAGTGATCCGGACGACCTCTCTTTCAATATCCTGAGCATCGATTTACTAAACGTAATAGGCGAAAACCTCGTAAAATCCGTTACCCTGCTTGTCGATATCGAACAATTAAACCTGGAAACTTTAAACGAAATCAATAACCAATTCATCCGGCAACATCAGGCAGAAAAAGAAACAAATAATATTCCTCTGAATTTTATCCTGTTCGATAAAAGCGGATACAATGTTAAAATGTTCTCACGAACCTGTCAAATAGAACGTTCCAGAGAATTGTATGAATATTTTGAAAATAATGATGCCATTAAAATGAAAATTAATTAA
- the trxA gene encoding thioredoxin — translation MAIVVNDSNFEEVVLKSELPVMVDFWAEWCGPCKMMLPIVEEAATEYAGKLVVAKVDVDSSPGTAARFGIRNIPTILFFKNGEVVDKQVGAAPKTSLAEKIKAVL, via the coding sequence ATGGCTATAGTAGTTAACGATTCTAATTTTGAGGAAGTAGTGTTAAAATCCGAACTTCCTGTTATGGTAGACTTTTGGGCAGAATGGTGCGGTCCCTGCAAAATGATGTTACCGATTGTCGAAGAAGCAGCTACAGAATATGCCGGGAAATTAGTCGTTGCCAAAGTTGATGTTGACAGCAGCCCGGGTACAGCAGCTCGTTTCGGTATTCGTAATATCCCGACAATACTTTTCTTCAAAAACGGAGAAGTAGTAGACAAGCAAGTCGGCGCAGCCCCAAAAACATCATTGGCTGAAAAAATCAAAGCCGTACTCTGA
- a CDS encoding alpha-L-fucosidase, with product MAQTAGHPVPSRSQLKWHEAELGVVFHYDLHVFDGKKYGQGNNRITPVADYNIFNPEHLDTDQWVVAAKNAGAKFAVLTATHETGFALYQSDVNPYCLKAVKWRDGKGDIVRDFVNSCRKYGIMPGIYVGIRWNSLLGIHNFKAQGEGVFARNRQQWYKQMCEKMVEELCTRYGDLFLIWFDGGADDPEGDGPDVLPVVTKYQPDCLFYHNVQRADFRWGGSETGTVAYPCWSSFPQPYSHHKQSDSDEEHLLLLKHGDPNGKYWVPAMADTPLRGAEGRHEWFWEPGDEDAVYPLTDLMNMYRKSVGRNATLILGLTPDPSGLLPAGDSLRLKEFGDAVRERFATPLKSVKGSGNRLELKLGKETEIHSCIIQEDISKGERIRRYKVEAKVDGMWQTVCEGESVGHKRIQQFPSLKTKVVRLTVVEAVDVPDVLNFSVYGGEK from the coding sequence ATGGCTCAAACGGCGGGGCATCCTGTGCCGTCGCGGTCTCAATTGAAATGGCACGAGGCTGAATTGGGAGTTGTTTTCCATTATGATCTGCATGTGTTTGACGGGAAAAAATACGGGCAGGGGAATAACCGGATTACGCCGGTCGCAGATTATAATATTTTTAATCCGGAACATTTGGATACCGATCAATGGGTTGTTGCTGCAAAGAATGCCGGAGCAAAATTTGCCGTATTGACGGCCACGCATGAAACAGGTTTTGCTTTGTATCAGAGTGATGTGAATCCCTATTGCCTGAAGGCTGTAAAATGGAGGGATGGAAAAGGGGATATTGTACGTGATTTTGTGAATTCTTGCCGTAAATATGGGATTATGCCGGGCATTTATGTCGGTATTCGTTGGAATTCTCTGCTGGGGATTCATAATTTCAAAGCGCAGGGAGAGGGGGTATTTGCCCGTAATCGTCAACAATGGTATAAACAGATGTGTGAAAAGATGGTGGAAGAGTTGTGTACCCGTTACGGTGATTTGTTTCTGATCTGGTTTGACGGAGGTGCGGACGATCCGGAAGGAGACGGACCGGATGTATTGCCTGTGGTTACAAAATATCAGCCTGATTGTTTATTTTATCACAATGTGCAACGAGCTGATTTCCGTTGGGGTGGTTCGGAAACCGGTACGGTAGCTTACCCTTGCTGGTCCTCTTTTCCGCAACCTTATTCTCATCATAAGCAGTCGGATTCGGATGAGGAACATTTGCTTTTGTTGAAGCACGGTGATCCGAACGGAAAATATTGGGTTCCGGCTATGGCCGATACTCCTTTGCGCGGGGCAGAGGGGAGGCACGAATGGTTTTGGGAGCCCGGAGATGAAGATGCCGTTTATCCTTTGACTGATTTGATGAATATGTATCGTAAATCTGTCGGACGGAATGCGACCTTGATACTTGGCCTGACTCCCGATCCTTCCGGTCTGCTTCCTGCCGGTGATTCGCTTCGGCTGAAAGAATTCGGGGATGCGGTACGGGAGCGGTTCGCTACTCCTTTGAAATCCGTTAAAGGGAGTGGGAATCGCCTGGAATTAAAATTGGGTAAAGAGACCGAAATACATAGTTGCATTATACAGGAAGATATCAGCAAAGGTGAACGAATCCGGCGGTATAAGGTAGAGGCTAAAGTGGACGGAATGTGGCAAACTGTGTGTGAGGGGGAGTCTGTGGGGCATAAACGTATACAGCAATTTCCGTCTTTGAAAACGAAAGTTGTGCGATTGACGGTTGTGGAAGCGGTAGATGTTCCGGATGTCCTGAATTTCAGCGTATATGGAGGTGAAAAATGA
- a CDS encoding sulfatase, which translates to MNKEFLLTLALPLAGLTGYGQSAQLEKRPNIILFLVDDMGWQDTSVPFWEKETPYNKMFETPNMERLAAQGMKFTQAYACSISSPSRCSLFSGMNAARHRVTNWTYPKNQSTDRKSDVLQLPEWNVNGICQVPGIEHTTQVTGLAQVLKDNGYHTIHCGKAHFGALNTPGESPYHFGFEVNIAGHAGGAPTSYLSEKNYGNRTDGKPNPWFAVPGLEHYWGSGTFLSEALTLEAMKALDKSREYGQPFFLYMAHYAVHVPIDADMRFYQKYLDKGLQPKDAAYASLVEGMDKSLGDLMDYLEKYDLADQTVILFMSDNGGLASEPGWRDGVPHTQNAPLNSGKGSAYEGGIREPMLVKWPGVVKPGVVCDKPLIIEDFYPTILEMAGITDYKTVQHIDGVSFVPMLKEAGDTFKGRKLFWHYPNLWGNTGPGIGATSVVRNGDWKLVYYYETGKKELFNIRADIGEKDDCASRNPKLVHKLSGELGKYLRSVNAQRPSFKKTGKPCPWPDEVR; encoded by the coding sequence ATGAATAAAGAGTTTTTATTGACTTTGGCTCTTCCTTTGGCTGGGCTGACCGGTTACGGACAGTCTGCCCAGTTAGAAAAACGTCCCAATATCATTTTATTTTTGGTGGATGATATGGGATGGCAAGATACTTCAGTGCCTTTTTGGGAAAAGGAGACGCCTTATAATAAAATGTTTGAAACTCCGAATATGGAGCGTCTGGCTGCGCAGGGAATGAAGTTTACCCAAGCGTATGCATGTAGTATCAGTTCGCCCAGCCGTTGCAGTTTATTTTCAGGTATGAATGCCGCCAGACACCGGGTGACAAACTGGACTTATCCTAAAAATCAGTCTACTGACCGGAAGAGTGATGTTTTGCAATTGCCGGAGTGGAACGTAAACGGGATTTGTCAGGTTCCGGGTATAGAGCATACGACTCAGGTAACTGGTTTGGCGCAGGTGTTGAAAGATAACGGTTATCATACGATTCATTGTGGAAAGGCGCATTTCGGGGCTTTAAATACACCGGGAGAAAGTCCTTATCATTTTGGATTTGAAGTCAATATTGCCGGACATGCCGGAGGGGCACCGACCAGTTATTTAAGTGAAAAAAACTACGGTAACCGTACGGATGGAAAACCGAATCCCTGGTTTGCCGTGCCGGGATTGGAACACTATTGGGGCAGCGGTACTTTTTTGTCTGAAGCTTTGACTCTCGAAGCAATGAAAGCTTTGGACAAATCCCGGGAATACGGTCAGCCTTTCTTTTTGTATATGGCTCATTATGCCGTACATGTACCTATCGATGCCGATATGCGTTTTTATCAAAAATATCTGGATAAGGGGCTTCAACCGAAGGATGCTGCATATGCTTCATTGGTGGAAGGAATGGATAAAAGTCTGGGAGATTTGATGGATTATTTGGAGAAATACGATTTGGCGGATCAGACGGTGATCCTGTTTATGTCCGATAACGGAGGCCTGGCTTCCGAACCGGGATGGAGGGATGGAGTGCCACATACTCAAAATGCACCGTTAAACAGTGGGAAAGGTTCTGCTTATGAAGGGGGCATACGCGAGCCTATGCTGGTGAAATGGCCCGGCGTTGTGAAACCCGGTGTTGTTTGTGATAAGCCGTTGATTATCGAAGATTTTTATCCTACGATACTGGAAATGGCCGGAATTACTGATTATAAGACAGTACAGCATATCGACGGAGTTAGCTTTGTTCCTATGTTAAAAGAAGCCGGCGATACCTTTAAAGGGCGTAAATTATTTTGGCATTACCCGAATCTTTGGGGAAATACGGGGCCCGGAATCGGTGCAACATCGGTAGTGAGAAACGGTGATTGGAAGTTGGTATATTATTATGAGACCGGGAAAAAGGAGTTGTTTAATATCCGGGCAGATATCGGCGAAAAGGATGATTGTGCCAGCCGCAATCCGAAATTAGTCCATAAATTATCCGGAGAGTTGGGGAAATATCTTCGGTCGGTGAACGCCCAACGTCCTTCTTTTAAGAAGACGGGGAAGCCTTGTCCGTGGCCGGATGAAGTCCGTTAA
- the purN gene encoding phosphoribosylglycinamide formyltransferase — protein sequence MKKIAIFASGSGSNAENIIRHFASNNQISVDSVFCNVADAYVLTRAQKYHIPTFVFDKKELIDPDRLLKQLQERQIDFIVLAGFLWLMPPHITNAYTRRIINIHPALLPNYGGKGMYGMKVHEAVIAAGEKESGITIHYIDEHYDKGTVIFQARCDISQADDPESLAQKIHALEYEYFPKVIEETINKF from the coding sequence ATGAAAAAAATAGCAATATTTGCCTCTGGATCAGGTTCTAACGCTGAAAACATCATCCGGCATTTTGCTTCTAACAATCAAATTTCCGTCGATTCGGTCTTTTGTAATGTAGCCGATGCCTATGTTTTGACAAGAGCTCAAAAATACCATATACCGACCTTTGTATTTGATAAAAAAGAACTCATTGATCCGGACCGGCTTTTAAAACAACTTCAGGAAAGACAAATCGATTTTATTGTCCTGGCAGGCTTTCTGTGGCTTATGCCCCCTCATATCACAAACGCCTATACACGACGTATCATCAATATCCATCCGGCCTTATTACCCAATTATGGAGGAAAAGGCATGTACGGCATGAAAGTACACGAAGCTGTCATTGCCGCAGGAGAAAAAGAAAGCGGTATCACAATACATTACATTGACGAACATTACGACAAAGGGACCGTCATTTTCCAGGCCAGATGCGATATCAGCCAAGCCGACGATCCGGAAAGCCTGGCACAGAAAATACATGCTTTGGAATATGAATATTTTCCTAAAGTCATTGAAGAAACCATTAATAAATTTTAG
- a CDS encoding Sip1-related alpha-galactosidase produces the protein MRKFYLIFFIVFQIAEGYAQEENCFLYERGKSFDTVPAYAMRVPVDLRQHAAEKIWEEKQLPEAQTTLIYKLILPEYVEGVFFSRDFRAGDHSWPNNTNRLLPWYFKKIADLRADDYPGIPSNGKVCVAGDALLLHLKDGKCLFLKAVAGENSLSWFRVNTDGTVNVLVSTLGLDTLNGKVPFLLSSSDTSVYGTLDKAYKKLTADRRIADLSARKDKKWYEPFSYLGWCTWEHYYRNINEGQLEKDICRIEESGLPVRYVLIDDGHVRNKAEQLTSFKPDSLKFPSGWAPLLNMRDPDKIRWMGLWYGFPGFWQGIALENDFPEYVRKHLYVFQHSLLPGKRSEDIEAYYRYYLESLRSYGFDFLKIDVQSFVLPLYMGGRRVIYQARECNKALEKETHRLGLGLINCMAQNVLNTDHTRYSAVTRVSIDYKKFDEDMARSHLFQSYMNTLWLGQTVWPDHDMFHSCDTVCGGMMARSKAVSGGPVYLSDAPEDFAGELIWPLVNEEGLLYRPEAPAVPAPESVFTNPVYSGKAFRVIAPVGEKAMAMICYNLNKAPEYRNITAVLRREDYLRRECMTGKRVSMPERIVVYDWESRKAEILEDSLQVDLKGFCDRLLYFCPVTDGWAVIGLQEKYLSPATVNIVSCHPHRLVVDVADCGILKVWCDSGENPGLRSITVDKPQRIVIDL, from the coding sequence ATGCGGAAGTTTTATTTGATCTTTTTCATCGTATTTCAGATCGCGGAAGGATATGCTCAAGAGGAGAATTGTTTTTTATATGAACGGGGAAAGAGTTTTGATACTGTACCGGCTTATGCAATGAGAGTTCCCGTGGATTTGCGTCAGCATGCAGCCGAGAAAATCTGGGAGGAAAAACAGTTGCCGGAAGCTCAGACGACACTGATTTATAAGTTGATATTGCCGGAGTATGTAGAAGGTGTATTTTTTAGCCGGGATTTCCGGGCGGGAGATCATAGTTGGCCGAATAATACGAATCGGCTTTTGCCTTGGTATTTTAAGAAAATTGCGGATTTGAGGGCAGATGATTATCCGGGTATTCCGTCGAATGGGAAAGTATGTGTGGCGGGTGATGCTTTGTTATTGCATTTGAAGGATGGAAAGTGTCTTTTTTTGAAAGCGGTGGCTGGGGAAAATAGTTTGAGCTGGTTTCGTGTAAATACCGATGGGACGGTGAATGTTCTGGTTTCTACGTTGGGATTGGACACATTGAACGGGAAGGTGCCCTTTTTGTTATCGTCATCGGATACTTCCGTTTACGGGACTTTGGATAAGGCATATAAAAAGCTGACGGCAGACCGGAGGATTGCTGATTTATCTGCCAGAAAAGATAAAAAATGGTATGAACCTTTTTCTTATTTGGGATGGTGTACCTGGGAGCATTATTACCGGAATATCAATGAGGGGCAGTTGGAGAAAGATATTTGCCGGATAGAAGAGTCCGGATTGCCGGTACGCTATGTGTTGATCGATGACGGACATGTCCGCAATAAAGCGGAGCAACTGACCAGTTTTAAGCCGGATAGTCTGAAGTTTCCTTCCGGGTGGGCTCCGTTGCTCAATATGCGTGATCCGGATAAAATCCGCTGGATGGGATTGTGGTATGGATTTCCCGGTTTTTGGCAGGGTATCGCTTTGGAGAATGATTTTCCGGAATATGTCCGTAAGCATTTGTATGTATTTCAGCATTCGCTGTTGCCGGGTAAACGTAGCGAGGATATTGAGGCTTATTACCGTTATTATCTGGAAAGTTTGAGATCTTACGGTTTCGATTTTCTGAAAATCGATGTACAGTCTTTTGTTCTGCCTTTGTATATGGGAGGAAGACGGGTTATATATCAGGCCCGGGAATGTAATAAAGCGTTGGAAAAGGAAACGCATCGCTTGGGATTAGGGCTTATCAATTGTATGGCACAGAATGTTTTGAATACGGATCATACGCGTTACAGTGCTGTGACCCGGGTAAGTATCGATTATAAGAAATTTGATGAGGATATGGCCCGCTCTCATTTGTTTCAGTCGTACATGAATACCTTGTGGTTAGGGCAAACCGTGTGGCCTGACCACGATATGTTTCATTCGTGTGATACGGTTTGCGGCGGGATGATGGCCCGTTCCAAGGCTGTTTCCGGCGGACCTGTTTATTTGTCGGATGCTCCGGAAGATTTTGCCGGAGAATTGATTTGGCCGCTGGTCAATGAAGAAGGCCTTTTGTACCGTCCTGAAGCTCCGGCCGTGCCGGCGCCTGAGTCTGTGTTTACCAATCCGGTGTATAGCGGAAAGGCTTTTCGGGTTATTGCTCCGGTAGGTGAGAAGGCTATGGCTATGATATGTTATAATTTGAATAAAGCTCCGGAATACCGCAATATTACGGCTGTTTTGCGACGGGAAGATTATTTGCGGCGGGAGTGTATGACAGGTAAGCGGGTGAGTATGCCGGAGCGAATCGTGGTTTATGACTGGGAAAGCCGGAAGGCAGAAATTTTGGAAGATAGTTTGCAGGTGGATTTGAAAGGATTCTGCGATCGTTTACTTTACTTTTGTCCTGTGACAGACGGGTGGGCTGTTATCGGCTTGCAGGAGAAGTATCTTTCTCCGGCAACGGTAAATATTGTATCCTGTCATCCGCATCGTTTAGTTGTGGATGTTGCCGATTGCGGGATATTGAAAGTGTGGTGTGATTCGGGAGAAAACCCCGGATTGCGAAGCATTACGGTTGATAAACCGCAGCGAATAGTGATTGATTTGTAA
- a CDS encoding DUF58 domain-containing protein, which yields MSVSLEEIVQYEQFDNLEFIASQIVEGFITGLHRSPYHGFSVEFAEHRVYNNGESTKHVDWKLFARTEKLFIKQYEEETNLRSYIVLDTSSSMLFPYKSGKISKLSFSVYCAAALIYMLRKQRDAAGLCLFSDKIETLTDTKLNTTHTQMIYSLLQNLIKENAIPLNRPTTTANILHQLADSIGKRSLIVLFSDMFTNGDTEELFAALQHLRYNKHEVILFHVKDKKMEEQFQFSNRPHIFIDLESGKEIKFSPNEIRETYKQKIAEFYKELKLRCNQFRIDFVEADINEGFREILLPYLIKRSKLY from the coding sequence GTGTCTGTATCCTTAGAAGAAATTGTCCAATACGAACAATTTGACAATCTCGAATTTATTGCCTCCCAGATTGTCGAAGGGTTTATTACAGGGCTTCACCGGAGTCCGTATCATGGCTTTTCTGTAGAATTTGCAGAACATCGTGTTTACAACAACGGAGAATCCACTAAACACGTCGATTGGAAACTTTTTGCCCGGACAGAAAAACTGTTCATAAAACAATATGAAGAAGAAACCAACCTACGCTCTTATATTGTATTGGATACTTCTTCATCTATGTTATTCCCATACAAATCGGGAAAAATCTCTAAATTATCATTTTCCGTATACTGTGCGGCAGCATTGATTTATATGCTGCGAAAACAACGGGATGCTGCCGGATTATGTTTGTTTTCGGATAAAATCGAAACATTGACCGATACCAAACTGAATACGACACATACACAAATGATCTATTCCCTGCTGCAAAATCTGATCAAAGAAAACGCCATTCCGTTAAACCGCCCGACCACGACAGCCAATATCCTGCATCAACTGGCAGACAGTATTGGCAAACGTTCCTTAATCGTTCTTTTCTCAGATATGTTCACCAACGGCGACACCGAAGAACTGTTTGCAGCATTACAACACCTCCGCTATAACAAACACGAGGTCATACTCTTCCATGTCAAAGACAAAAAAATGGAAGAACAATTTCAGTTTTCCAATCGTCCGCACATTTTTATCGATCTGGAAAGCGGCAAAGAAATCAAGTTCTCGCCCAACGAAATCCGGGAAACCTACAAGCAAAAAATCGCCGAATTCTACAAAGAATTAAAACTTCGCTGCAATCAATTCCGCATCGACTTTGTAGAAGCCGATATAAATGAAGGATTTCGTGAAATTCTTCTTCCTTATCTGATCAAAAGAAGCAAACTTTATTAA
- a CDS encoding acyl carrier protein, whose product MSDITSRVKAIIVDKLGVDETEVTPEATFTNDLGADSLDTVELIMELEKEFNITIPDDQAEKITTVGDAISYVEANAK is encoded by the coding sequence ATGTCTGACATTACAAGTAGAGTTAAAGCTATCATTGTTGACAAATTAGGAGTAGATGAAACTGAAGTTACTCCGGAGGCTACATTTACGAATGATTTGGGAGCTGACTCTTTGGACACAGTAGAATTGATCATGGAATTGGAGAAAGAGTTCAACATCACTATTCCGGACGATCAGGCAGAAAAGATCACTACTGTAGGTGATGCTATCTCTTACGTAGAAGCTAACGCAAAGTAA